The Comamonas sp. 26 DNA window ACCTGGTACAAGGACAAGAAGCAAAGCGATGCCGACTCTCAGCGTCTGGCGCTGGGCTATGGCTACAAGCTGTCCAAGCGCACTGAAATCTATGCGGCAGTGGCACGCATGAGCAATGACGACAAGGCCAGTCGCAAGCTGGGCTCTTCGCTGAGCCCCACACCCGTGGTTGGCAAGAGCCTGACAGGCTACGAAATCGGCCTGCGCCACAACTTCTAAGCGCGTCAGCCTTGCTGAGGTTGCTGCAATGAATGCAGCAGCCTCTCAAGCAAGCAGAGCTTGCAGGGTTTGGCTCCGGGTGGGGAAGCCTTCAGACTTCAGCAAGCGGCCCCGCATCAGCGGGGCCTTTTTTATGGAGACTATGCCGCGCTTGGCGGCACCGCTCTCAATCCGCGCGCAGATCCAGCACGCAGCCGTCGCCAATGCTGTCGCGCCAGACGCGGATCCGGCTGGGGGCGGGTTGCAGATCAGACAGGGCGTTGGCGATGAAGAGGCAGAGGTTCTCCAGCGTGGGCTTGCCCAGGCCGGGAATTTCGTCGAGAAAGTGATGGTCGAGCTGGTCGCGCAGCAGCTCAAGGCGCGCGCGCAGGTGGCCGAGGTCGATGACCATGCCGTTGTCCACATTGCGGGGTCCCGTCACGCTGACTTCGGCGTGGTAGGTGTGGCCGTGAATGCGGCGGCTGCTCTCAGTCTCGATAGCGCGCTCCAGCGTATGGGCCGCATCAAAGAAAAAACGCTGGTGAACGGTAAATTGCATTTCAGCGAATTCCAGTGAGCTTGTGAGTCTGAAGACTTAGACGCCATTTGGGACGCTGCATGCTTTGCTCAATACATGTGGCGATGTTGCTGGCCTGCTGGACGTTGTCCATGGGCTGCAGAAAATAATGGCTGAACTGGGTGCTGGCCTCAATGGCTTCCAGATCAAACGTGGGCTGCGGCCAGACCAGCTTCAGCTCCTGGCCGCTGCGCTGAATCCAGTCGGCACCTGCCTTGGGGCTGATGCACAGCCAGTCAATGCCTTGCGGTGCAGCCACCGTGCCATTGCTTTCCACAGAGATGCGAAAGCCGCGTGCGTGCAGAGCGGTAATCAGCGCTTCATCAACTTGCAGCAAAGGCTCGCCCCCGGTCAGCACCACCATGCGGTGCTGGCTGTCGCTGGCCGGCCACTGGGCCAGAATGCGCTCGGCCAGCTCATTGGCTGTCGTGAACTTACCGCCCAGCGTGCCGTCGGTGCCGACAAAGTCGGTATCGCAGAACTGGCAGATGGCGCTGGGGCGATCCTGCTCACGGCCGGTCCACAGATTGCAGCCTGCAAAACGGCAGAACACGGCGGGCGTGCCAGCCTGACCGCCTTCGCCTTGCAGGGTATAGAAAATTTCTTTGACGCTGTATGTCATCGTTGGATCCAAAATTCGCACACCCCAAGTCGGAGACGCCAAGCAAGAGCCACCTCGCGGCCATGGCGTTGTCCCTCTTGGGGGAAGCGGCTCAGCCGCTCAGGGGTATCAATTACACCGGGGTATAGGCCAGACGCACGTAAATAGGGGCATAGGCCTCGGCCTGGGTGATCTCGATCAGCGTTTCCTTGGCCAGCTCCAGCATGGCGATAAAGGTCACCACCAGCACCGTAGAGCCTTTTTCAGGATTGAAGATGCGTTCAAACTCCACAAAGCGCTGGCCTTGCAGCTGCTTGAGGATCTGGCTCATGTACTCGCGTACGGATAGCTCTTCACGGGTGATCTTGTGGGTCTGCACCAGCTTGGCACGCTTCAAAATGTCGCGCCAGGCGGCTTGCAGCTCGCTGATCTCCACGTCCGGAAAGCGGGGCTGCAGGCTTTGCTCAATATGAACTGTAGCCTTGAGAAAGTCGCGGCCATACGTGGGCACTTGGCCCAGTTGCTGTGCGGCGAGCTTGATTTGCTCGTACTCCAGCAGGCGGCGCACTAGCTCGGCGCGGGGGTCTTCGGCTTCTTCGCCGCCTTCCTGTTTCTTGGGCGGCAGCAGCATGCGAGATTTGATCTCGATGAGCATGGCGGCCATCAGCAGGTATTCAGCTGCCAGCTCCAGATTGCGACCGCGCACCTCATCGACATAGGCCATGTACTGGCGCGTGACGTCCAGCATGGGAATGTCGAGGATGTTGAAGTTCTGCTTACGGATCAGGTAAAGCAGCAAGTCCAGCGGGCCTTCAAAGGCTTCGAGAAAGACCTCCAGCGCTTCCGGCGGGATATACAAATCCTGCGGCAGCGCAAACAGTGGCTCGCCATACAGGCGTGCCAAAGCAACCTGGTCGATCACCGAAGGTGTCGAGTCAAGTGTGTCCGGGCCTTGGCCCGGCAACAGTGCCTGGTCTTCAGCCTCGCTCATTGCTTGCTATGAAATATAGAGCTGAGAGCGCTTGATTTATAAGCGCAAGAGGCTGGTTTCATTGAAGAGGAATCAGGAGTGGTTGGTCTGGTAGACGTAGGAGTTTTGCTCCACGCGACCAGCGCGCAGATCATCCCAGACCTCGGCGCTGATGTTCTTGTCCCACAGCAGGGCGCGGCCAGCCAGCTGTTGCTGCTCCAGCTCGGGCTTTTGCTTCTTCAAGTCGTTGATGAAGTTGGTGGTGTCGGAACGGTAGTCGGGGCGACGGAAGAAAGACATATTCGTAAAACCTCTCAGATCCTTGGATTTTAGCCGGTAGCGGGGGTAAGCCGCTTGAGCGGCTATTTCAGATCGTTGAGGCAGACCTGTGCGAACTCCTTGCAGTCGTCGGACGCCAGCGGCGAAGCGATTATTTTCTCCAGCACGGCGGAAAATTCGCCCGGTCCGACGGGGCTGGGGTCACCGCGCTGGAAGTCTTCGTCCACACCCATGGTGCGGTCCAGCCAGCCGATCACCTGGACGCTGGGCTGGCGTTCCAGCGATGCCAGCAAGGCTGGGGTGTAGGCCGCCATGGGATGCTCCTCGATTAGGCTGCCGAACGGGCCCGGACCGCCGTAGTCCAGCTCGGGGTAGGTTTCAATCAGCGCCAGGATATGGGGCAGAACCTGCTCCAGCGCAGCGGCCTGCAGGGTCTCCAGATGCTCGTAGACGGGATCGATGATCAGCCACTTGTCTTGTTGCTCCTGGGCGGCCTGGGCGGCGCGGGTGAATTTGGAAAACAATTGCTCGATGGTTGTGCTCACGAGGGATGGCTCCGTTTTGACAAGCGTTTACGAAAGCGTGTGCAGCGCGGCTGCGCATGCTGTCAGAATTCGCATTCTGTATGGCAATCGTGAATGATTCATGCCCATGAAACTATTTTCCCGTGTGACTGCTGCGCTGGCTGCTGCTGCGATCAGCGCTCTGGCCCTGGTCGGCTGCGATGATCAAAAGATCAAAGAGCTGGAAGAAGGCCTTTCCACCGAAGCCGATGTGCGCGCCCAGTTTGGCGAACCCGAGCGCGTCTGGAGCGAAGAAGATGGCTCGCGCACCTTTGAGTACAACCGCCAGCCAGCGGGTGCCAAGAACTACATGATCACGATTGGCACTGATGGCAAGATGAGTGCTCTGCGTCAAGTGCTGGCCCCGCATGTCTTTGCCAAAATTGTGCCTGGCATGGATGAGAACGCGGTGCGCCGCATGCTGGGCAAGCCCGCCAAGATGATGACCTTCAAGCTCAAGCAAGAAACGGACTGGGACTGGAACTACATCGACCCGCCCAATCGTGAGATGCAGTTCACCGTCACCTTCGGCCCTGATGGCCGGGTGCTGCGCACGCTGAAGCGTGAGCGCTTGCCTGACGAGCCGCGCGGCTGATCAACGCTGGCCGTTTGCCGGGGCTGTCCAAGCCATTGCCCAAGCCATGTCTGCGTGATTGCAGCCATGGCTTTTTTCATGGTCTCGCCATGCGGATGCTTTGATTTTGATAGCTGCTAGCGCTTTATGCGTAAGCGCCAGGCAGCTAAAAAGCTTGAAAAAATCATAAGAAAGTCAGTCGAAAAAGTCCTTAAAGAATTGTTGCGTTGCAGCAAATGATGCGCGCAGGGCATGGCTTCATTCGTAAAATTAAGGGGTTACCCGGTGTTATCCGCGCCGGTTGGCCTCGGGTCTTTATCGAGACTCTGGGCGCTTATTTGCTGTCTTATCCGACATGTCCACACCGCTATCTTCTCCCACCCGCTCAGGCCTGGTCAGCAGCGTCGATGCTGCTCCTGCTGCTGCCGCCGTTTCTGCACCTTTAGGCCCCGCTTTGCGCCATGGCCGCTTTGAGGATGCGCAGGCACTCTTCACAGGCTCGCTGTTTGTCTCCATCACCATGATGCTGTTTGCCCAAGCGGGACTGCTGACGGGCAGCACGGCGGGCATTGCGTTCTTGCTGCACTACGTGACGGGGTTGCCGTTTGGTGCGACCTTCTTCGTCATCAATATTCCGTTTTACTGGTTCGCGTGGAAGCGCATGGGGTCAGAGTTCACGATCAAGACCTTTATCTCGGTTGCCATGCTGGCGCTGATGGCTGACGTGGGGCCGCGCTTTATCCATATCGATTACCTGAACCCGCTGTACGCCGCCGTGGCCGGTGGCCTGCTCATGGGCTCGGGCTGCCTGTTTTTGGCGCGCCACCATTCCAGTCTGGGCGGTGCGACCATCGTGTCGCTGTATCTGCAAGACCGCTATGGCATTCGCGCCGGCAAGGTGCAGATGATGATTGACTGCACCGTGGTGTTGCTGGCGCTGGCCGTGGTGCCCTTAGAGCGTGTGGCGTACTCGGTGCTGGCGGCAGTCATCATGAGCATGTTTTTGTGGATCAGCCACCGCCCGGGTCGTTATCAGGGCAATTGAGCTTGCTGGCTCGCAAACAAAAGCCCCGCCACGGTGCCAACCGGGCGGGGCTTTTTTGTGAGCGGTGGATATCAGGCGACGGTAATCGTCTTCTGCGCGCTCAGCGTCTGGCCTTGCTCATCTTTCCAGAACATGTTCAGCTCGCCGCTTTCACGGGCGAGAAAGGTGAACTCGATATAGGGGTTCTGAGCAATCGAAATACCGGGCTCCCAGCTGAACAGCAAGGTGTTGCCCAGCTTGGCTTCAAAGCGGTTGACGATATTGCGGGGACGCACCTTGCCGGTGGCAGGGTCGGTGCGCAGGCCGCTTTCCATCACATGTTCCATCTGTGCGCGCACGCGCAGCACTTCGCCCTTCTTGGGGTTGGCGTTGCTGACCCAGACGCGAGGGGGTTTGGCTTGACTCATTGGTGGGACTCCCTCACATGCCGCAGCCGCTGGCGGCTACGGTAATTGCCTGCTTGGCGACCAGTACTTTGCCGCTCTTCATGCGCGCCATGGCGTGCACGGTTTGCGACTGTGACAGGCGAATGCGGATCGCCGCCTCAGCGGTGCCTGCCGCTGCCGTGAACTGCATGCGGCAAGACAGGGGCGAGGGGTTCAGCTCGGCCAGTACAACGATTTCTTCGCACCAGTCCTGCTCGGTGATCGGCAGTGTCACCTTGACCTTGACAGGCACGGCGCTGGGGTTGTCGGCCAGCACGGGGACATCCAGCAGTAGGCCTTCGGTTTGCGGCGAGGCCTTGCCGGTGAACTGGGCGATCTGCTTTTGAAATTCGACAGGATTAGGGGCCAGAGGCCCGACCAGCGGCGCCTTGGCCTGTGCCAGAGCAGTCGCAGGCAGCGCCAGACTGGCCCCTGCGGCCGCCGCGCCCAGAACCAGACTTCTACGGGTGGTGTGGTTGAACATGTCTCTTCTTTTATCGAATGCCGCTTGCAAGCAAACAGCGGTTAAAACTGGCGCTCGTACTTAAGAGGCGTTAACTCCACTCAGTAAACCGAAGGTTTACGGTTCAGACGAGGCGTGAAGCCGCAGGCAGTACAAGCGTACGACAAGGCGAAACAACGACGTCTCAAGGGTGGTGTTAGCGTCTCCAAGAGGAGCGAGCCAGAGCCGCATAGCGGCTCAGCAGATCAAGTGCCCAAGAAGTCACTGAACTTGCTATTGATCCAGGCAAAGTCTTCCTTGACCAGATCAGGCGTGCGTACATCCATGTCGATCTGGGTCTGGTTGACCTGACCGTTGGTGTCCACCTCGTATTCAAACTTGACCGAGATTTCTTCCTGCGGGTCGCCGTTGACCATCATGTAGCAAAGGTTGTCTGGCAGACGGGCCACGACTTCCTTGCCGGACACGCGCTCGGCAATGTTCTGGGCGACGATCTTGCCGATGAAGTTGGCCACGTGGCCGCTCTTGGGGTAGTGGCCGAACTGGGGTGAGATGGCACCCATCAGGTCGCCGACAAAGTAAACGCGGTCATCGGTCTTGGCGTGGAATAGACGGTTGTGCATGTCGGCCCAGCCTGTGGGCTTGCCGGTGGTGGCGTCTTTGCCAATCAGGTCTGCCTTCCAGACCATGTCCGCCGCCTGGTGCGGGGGCATGAGGATGGCGTCGTCAAATTTGAAGTCACCGGCAGCCGTCTTGATCTGCTTGTTGAAGGGGTCGACTTCCTTGACGCCTGCATTGGGGACGTGGGTGATGATGTCCGGGTACAGCTCTTCAAAGGCCTGCTTGTAGCCCACGCCAATGGGTGCCAGCTTGGGCTTGGGGTCGAGGATGACGATCTTGCCAGGGATCTTGTTCTTTTTGATGTGCCAGGCGATCAGGCAGGCGCGCTCATAGGGCGAGGGCGGGCAGCGGTGGGGTGGCGGTGGCAGCGTCATCACCAGCGTTCCGCCCTTGAAGTTCTTGACCTTCTGTTTGAGCGACAGCATCTCCTGATTGGGGATGTAGGCATTGGGGAAATGCGTGCGCGTGTACTCAATGGCACGCTGGTCGTTGCCAAACCAGGCCTCGTAGTCATTGCGAATGCCGCCCGACAGAATCAGAAAGTCGTACTCGATCAGACCGTGGCCGGTGCGCACCAGCTTCTTGTCGCGCTCAAAGCCCATCACCTCGGTCTGCAGCAAGGTGTAGCCGTACTGGTTGGCGGGGTGCAGCATGTCGCGGTTCACAAAATCGGTGCCCACGATATCGACCAGCCATTTGTTGCTCATGGGGCCGGACCAGAACGTGGCATTGCGCTCCAGCAGCACCACATCCGAGTTCGGGATCAGCTCGCGCAGATAACGCGCTGCCGTCATGCCGCCCCAGCCACCGCCGCAGATGACGATGCGCGGACCCTTGCCCTTGCGCGGCAGTATGGGTGACTGGCTGCTGATGATGCCTGGCGCGGCCATGGCAGAACTGGTCAGAGTGCCCAAGGCACCGGCGGCGGTACCCAGCGTCAGCGCGGGAGGGGTTATCAAAAAGTGGCGACGTTGCATGTCGTAAGACTCCTTATGAGTGAGCACCTGCAGGCGACGAGGTAGTGCTGATTGCACGGCATTGCCTCGCTTGGGGCGATGGGTAACGAAGACAAACGCATGCCTGCGGGCAGCTGGCGCAGGGCTTGCGGCAGCCAAAATATGCAAGAAAAATGAGTCTTTCTGAGCCGTCACGCGGCATCAGCAACAGCGGGTGTCTTACAAATTGTAGGGTGCAACGTTGTAAGGCAGACAAGGCATAACCCAGTGCTTCACTGCAGTGAAGTTGTAAAAAGCTAGCGTTCAGCGCTTTATTTGCATGAAAAATCAGGCAAAAGCACGTGGGAATCAATAGATGAAGAGCGCATGCTGCTCATGTTTTTGATAGCTCAAACGACCGGTACCACCTCTACCGAGCAGAAGTAGTGGCCAATGAACAGTGTGCTCAGGCCCGGCGGCCCAAGGTCAGCGTCAGGACGGCGCCCAGCACAATGCCTGCGATGGCCGGAAAACTGGCCCATGCCAGTGTGCTTAGCCCCGACAGGCCCTGACCAATCGAGCAACCGGCTGCTAGCGCGCCGCCAAAGCCCATCAGCAAACCGCCGCCCGCGCTGGCTCCCAGGCGACTGGTGGATTCAAAACCTTCCCAGCGAGTGGTCCGGCTCACCAGGGCTGCGATAAAAGCACCCGCCAGTACGCCCGCCGTGAGCGCCAGGCCAATACCGGGCTCGCGGCCTACCGACAGTTGCAGGTACAGCATGCTCTCGGCAATCGGCCCGATAAAGCTCAGCGATGTGAGTCTGGCCGGCTCGAACTCGTCCACACCGATATGCGCGGTAATCCACCACCCAGCAGCCACCAGCAGGCCGATGAGTGCTGCGCTGATGAGCTGTACCGGGCTTTGGCGCAGTGCAGGCCGCCGCAGTGCAAAGATCGCCAGCAGCATGGCGGGCGCAAGCGCCAGCAGCAAACCATTCACAGCCGGAAGATAGGCGGGCAAGGTGGAGTGAGCCAGCGTGATGGGCGCAAGCGCCTGCAGCCACAGGCGCACAGGCGTCAGCACACCCGTCATGGCCAGCTGCACGCCCAGCGCCAGAAACACGATGGTGACTAGAGAGCGCAGATTACCGCCCGCCAGCAGCACTAGCGAACGTGCGCCGCAGGCACGGGCCAGCACCATGCCCGCGCCAAACAACAGGCCGCCGCCCAACACCGCAATCACGGAAAAGCCGGGGCGGGCAATGGCCCCCTGGCTCAGATTCACCATCCCCAGCGCCTGCAGCCCTTGCGATGCGAGCAAGGCCACGGCCAATGCGAGAGCAAAAGCCTGCAAGGCGGGTGCGGTGCCGGCGGCAACTTCAGAGTCTTGCCTCAGTTGCTGGCGCAGCCCGCGCAGCAAACAAAACCGCCCGAGTCGCGCAGCCACGCCAAACGCCATGCCCAGAAAAAAGATAGACCACAACAACATATGAGTTGAAATTTAGTTGCTCAAAGCATCCGCAGATGCTTGCAATGGGCGTGCTACAGGTGAGGGCCAGCAAGCAAGGGTCGCCCCGCAGCGATGGTGGCGTTCCCCTCCCGCGAAGCGAGAGAGGGGGAAGGCGCGTCAGCGCCTCAGGTGGAGCTTAATCACCCACCCCAGATATCCGCACTGATCGCCTTGTACCAAGCCGATCCGTAATCGGCCTCGGCCTTGCGGAAGGCGGCATTGCCATCGATGGGGCTGACGCCGCCAGAGTCTGGCACTTCGATCAACTTGCCTTCTTGCGACTTGTAGACACCTGCGACCGAGATGCCGTAGTCATTGCCAATCAGGCTGTAGCAGGTGTTGGCGTAGGCCGCAGTGGGAAGGGGCTGGCCCGTCAGCTCGGCCGCGATGGCGGCGGCGGCCACCTTGCCTTGCGTGTTGGCGGCAAAGCCGGACTTGGGCATGGGAGCGGCAATGGTGGCATCGCCCAGCACATAGACATCCTTGACCAGAGTGGACTCAAACGACTCGGGCTTGATGGGCACCCAACCGCTGGCATTGGTCACGCCTGCACGGTCGGCTATAAAACCGGCCTTTTGCGGTGGGATGACGTTGAGCACATCGGCCTTGTGCTTGGTGCCGAAGGCGGTTTCCACTTCCAAGTTCTTGGCGTCAACGCGCGTGACTTTACCGTCGTCGGCCTGCTTGACCCACTCGATCATGTTGCCGTACAGCGCCTTCCAGCCCTGAATGAACAAACCTTGTTTGGAGAACGCGTCCTTGTCGTCCAGCAGCAAAATTTTGCTCTTGGGCTTATGGGCCTTCAGGTAATGCGCAACCATGGCTGCGCGCTCATACGGGCCGGGTGGGCAGCGGAAGGGGTTGGCGGGAATCACCATCACAAACTTGCCGCCGTCGG harbors:
- a CDS encoding 6-carboxytetrahydropterin synthase, with protein sequence MQFTVHQRFFFDAAHTLERAIETESSRRIHGHTYHAEVSVTGPRNVDNGMVIDLGHLRARLELLRDQLDHHFLDEIPGLGKPTLENLCLFIANALSDLQPAPSRIRVWRDSIGDGCVLDLRAD
- a CDS encoding ScpA family protein; this translates as MSEAEDQALLPGQGPDTLDSTPSVIDQVALARLYGEPLFALPQDLYIPPEALEVFLEAFEGPLDLLLYLIRKQNFNILDIPMLDVTRQYMAYVDEVRGRNLELAAEYLLMAAMLIEIKSRMLLPPKKQEGGEEAEDPRAELVRRLLEYEQIKLAAQQLGQVPTYGRDFLKATVHIEQSLQPRFPDVEISELQAAWRDILKRAKLVQTHKITREELSVREYMSQILKQLQGQRFVEFERIFNPEKGSTVLVVTFIAMLELAKETLIEITQAEAYAPIYVRLAYTPV
- the queE gene encoding 7-carboxy-7-deazaguanine synthase, whose protein sequence is MTYSVKEIFYTLQGEGGQAGTPAVFCRFAGCNLWTGREQDRPSAICQFCDTDFVGTDGTLGGKFTTANELAERILAQWPASDSQHRMVVLTGGEPLLQVDEALITALHARGFRISVESNGTVAAPQGIDWLCISPKAGADWIQRSGQELKLVWPQPTFDLEAIEASTQFSHYFLQPMDNVQQASNIATCIEQSMQRPKWRLSLQTHKLTGIR
- a CDS encoding thiosulfate oxidation carrier protein SoxY, whose product is MFNHTTRRSLVLGAAAAGASLALPATALAQAKAPLVGPLAPNPVEFQKQIAQFTGKASPQTEGLLLDVPVLADNPSAVPVKVKVTLPITEQDWCEEIVVLAELNPSPLSCRMQFTAAAGTAEAAIRIRLSQSQTVHAMARMKSGKVLVAKQAITVAASGCGM
- a CDS encoding DUF3460 family protein; translation: MSFFRRPDYRSDTTNFINDLKKQKPELEQQQLAGRALLWDKNISAEVWDDLRAGRVEQNSYVYQTNHS
- a CDS encoding outer membrane protein assembly factor BamE translates to MKLFSRVTAALAAAAISALALVGCDDQKIKELEEGLSTEADVRAQFGEPERVWSEEDGSRTFEYNRQPAGAKNYMITIGTDGKMSALRQVLAPHVFAKIVPGMDENAVRRMLGKPAKMMTFKLKQETDWDWNYIDPPNREMQFTVTFGPDGRVLRTLKRERLPDEPRG
- a CDS encoding YeeE/YedE thiosulfate transporter family protein yields the protein MLLWSIFFLGMAFGVAARLGRFCLLRGLRQQLRQDSEVAAGTAPALQAFALALAVALLASQGLQALGMVNLSQGAIARPGFSVIAVLGGGLLFGAGMVLARACGARSLVLLAGGNLRSLVTIVFLALGVQLAMTGVLTPVRLWLQALAPITLAHSTLPAYLPAVNGLLLALAPAMLLAIFALRRPALRQSPVQLISAALIGLLVAAGWWITAHIGVDEFEPARLTSLSFIGPIAESMLYLQLSVGREPGIGLALTAGVLAGAFIAALVSRTTRWEGFESTSRLGASAGGGLLMGFGGALAAGCSIGQGLSGLSTLAWASFPAIAGIVLGAVLTLTLGRRA
- a CDS encoding FAD-dependent oxidoreductase, which translates into the protein MQRRHFLITPPALTLGTAAGALGTLTSSAMAAPGIISSQSPILPRKGKGPRIVICGGGWGGMTAARYLRELIPNSDVVLLERNATFWSGPMSNKWLVDIVGTDFVNRDMLHPANQYGYTLLQTEVMGFERDKKLVRTGHGLIEYDFLILSGGIRNDYEAWFGNDQRAIEYTRTHFPNAYIPNQEMLSLKQKVKNFKGGTLVMTLPPPPHRCPPSPYERACLIAWHIKKNKIPGKIVILDPKPKLAPIGVGYKQAFEELYPDIITHVPNAGVKEVDPFNKQIKTAAGDFKFDDAILMPPHQAADMVWKADLIGKDATTGKPTGWADMHNRLFHAKTDDRVYFVGDLMGAISPQFGHYPKSGHVANFIGKIVAQNIAERVSGKEVVARLPDNLCYMMVNGDPQEEISVKFEYEVDTNGQVNQTQIDMDVRTPDLVKEDFAWINSKFSDFLGT
- a CDS encoding NAD(P)/FAD-dependent oxidoreductase, yielding MQINRRQIIGGAAAGAASLALPSIVQAKAASAHVVIVGGGFGGATAARYLRQFAPQVQVTLVEPAQRFYTCPFSNLYLAGLRSWESIGHGYDGLRKAGVNVVHARADNVLTDSRRLLLSNGQVLSYDKLVLSPGIDMRWNAIEGYDEAASQLAPHAWKAGPQTQLLKKQLEAMPDGGKFVMVIPANPFRCPPGPYERAAMVAHYLKAHKPKSKILLLDDKDAFSKQGLFIQGWKALYGNMIEWVKQADDGKVTRVDAKNLEVETAFGTKHKADVLNVIPPQKAGFIADRAGVTNASGWVPIKPESFESTLVKDVYVLGDATIAAPMPKSGFAANTQGKVAAAAIAAELTGQPLPTAAYANTCYSLIGNDYGISVAGVYKSQEGKLIEVPDSGGVSPIDGNAAFRKAEADYGSAWYKAISADIWGG
- the soxZ gene encoding thiosulfate oxidation carrier complex protein SoxZ, with translation MSQAKPPRVWVSNANPKKGEVLRVRAQMEHVMESGLRTDPATGKVRPRNIVNRFEAKLGNTLLFSWEPGISIAQNPYIEFTFLARESGELNMFWKDEQGQTLSAQKTITVA
- a CDS encoding YitT family protein, with translation MSTPLSSPTRSGLVSSVDAAPAAAAVSAPLGPALRHGRFEDAQALFTGSLFVSITMMLFAQAGLLTGSTAGIAFLLHYVTGLPFGATFFVINIPFYWFAWKRMGSEFTIKTFISVAMLALMADVGPRFIHIDYLNPLYAAVAGGLLMGSGCLFLARHHSSLGGATIVSLYLQDRYGIRAGKVQMMIDCTVVLLALAVVPLERVAYSVLAAVIMSMFLWISHRPGRYQGN